The following coding sequences lie in one Prochlorococcus marinus XMU1412 genomic window:
- a CDS encoding aminopeptidase P N-terminal domain-containing protein translates to MFVPDYKVFEERREIFLNKLDGKAAIIPGANLVKHHADCEYPFRQDSNFWYLTGFDEPDAIALFLSHKPKGERFIMFVAPKDVISEVWHGFRWGLEGAEEEFKADKAHSISELRDLLPSYINGADELVFSIGKYPLIEKIVLEIFSQQLENRSRSGIGANSIKSPEIYLNEMRLIKSEFEINRMREAIQISAEAHELVRESISTKKNERQIQGLLEGFFLEKGARGPAYNSIVASGDNACILHYTSNNSPLKKEDLLLVDAGCSLTDYYNGDITRTIPIGGKFSKEQRDIYEIVLRAQKNAIKSAVTGSNSSTVHNVALTILIEGLKEIGLLSGTTEEIIENQSYKHLYMHRTGHWLGLDVHDVGAYRMGDYEVPLQNGMILTVEPGIYISDRIPVPEGQPLIDEKWKGIGIRIEDDVLVKDANPEVLSIAALKEISDLEF, encoded by the coding sequence ATGTTTGTACCTGACTATAAAGTTTTTGAAGAAAGAAGAGAAATTTTCTTAAATAAATTAGATGGAAAAGCTGCCATTATCCCAGGAGCTAATCTCGTAAAGCATCATGCCGATTGTGAATACCCGTTTAGACAAGATAGTAATTTTTGGTATTTAACTGGTTTCGATGAACCGGATGCAATTGCTCTTTTCTTGTCGCATAAGCCAAAGGGAGAGAGATTTATTATGTTTGTCGCTCCCAAAGATGTTATAAGTGAAGTCTGGCATGGCTTTAGATGGGGTTTAGAAGGTGCAGAAGAAGAGTTTAAGGCTGACAAGGCTCACTCGATATCCGAACTAAGAGATTTACTTCCAAGTTATATAAATGGTGCCGATGAGCTTGTTTTTTCAATAGGTAAGTATCCATTGATTGAGAAAATAGTACTCGAGATATTTTCACAACAACTTGAAAATCGATCAAGATCAGGTATTGGTGCAAATTCTATAAAATCTCCAGAAATTTATTTAAATGAGATGAGATTAATTAAAAGTGAATTTGAAATTAACAGAATGAGAGAGGCTATACAAATTTCAGCAGAAGCTCATGAACTAGTAAGAGAATCTATCTCAACAAAAAAAAATGAAAGGCAAATTCAGGGTCTTCTAGAGGGATTCTTTTTGGAAAAAGGGGCAAGAGGACCAGCATATAACTCCATTGTTGCTTCGGGAGATAATGCCTGTATTTTGCATTACACTTCCAATAACTCACCATTGAAGAAAGAAGATTTATTGTTGGTAGATGCTGGCTGCTCATTGACTGATTATTATAATGGTGACATAACAAGAACCATCCCAATAGGTGGAAAATTTTCCAAAGAGCAAAGAGATATTTACGAAATTGTATTAAGAGCGCAGAAAAATGCAATTAAAAGTGCCGTAACTGGATCAAATTCAAGTACTGTTCATAATGTTGCTTTAACAATTTTGATAGAAGGATTAAAGGAAATTGGTTTATTGTCGGGCACCACGGAGGAGATAATAGAGAATCAATCATATAAACATCTATACATGCATAGAACTGGACATTGGCTCGGTTTAGATGTTCATGATGTTGGAGCATACAGAATGGGAGACTATGAAGTGCCATTACAGAATGGAATGATTCTTACGGTAGAACCTGGGATCTATATAAGTGATAGGATTCCAGTCCCTGAGGGACAACCTCTAATAGACGAGAAGTGGAAAGGCATAGGGATAAGAATAGAAGATGATGTTCTAGTCAAAGATGCAAACCCAGAAGTTTTAAGTATTGCTGCACTAAAAGAAATTTCTGATTTAGAATTTTAA
- a CDS encoding CNNM domain-containing protein — translation MEPNVYGLLLLILVILIGSACCSGVEAAFLAVNSIRILEIASKQKPKSSANQLLKLRKHLGRTLTVITITNNGFNIIGSLLLGVYGALVINSSFGLTLFSIAFYILVVLVGEVLPKALGTRFSVQIALLSVPILRILNTLMRPFLILIEQIFPVITAENEISTDEEEIRQMAKIGSQKGLIEADEAAMIFKVFQLNDLKAKDLMTPRVSAPCLDGSSNLDAISKLIMSDSSPWWVILGDKVDKIQGVVKREKMLAELINGENKKLLSEICEPVDYIPEMIKADQLLTKFDKNHKGVKVVVDEFGGFVGIIGAEAVLSVLAGWWKNKA, via the coding sequence ATGGAACCAAATGTTTACGGTTTACTTTTACTCATATTAGTCATTTTAATTGGATCAGCATGTTGTTCGGGTGTAGAAGCAGCTTTTTTAGCTGTAAACTCAATAAGAATTTTAGAAATTGCCTCAAAACAAAAGCCAAAAAGTTCTGCAAATCAACTCCTAAAACTGAGAAAGCATCTTGGACGGACACTAACTGTAATTACTATTACTAATAATGGATTTAATATAATTGGCAGTCTTCTTTTAGGAGTATACGGAGCCTTGGTAATTAATAGCAGTTTTGGTTTAACCCTTTTTTCAATAGCTTTTTACATACTTGTTGTTTTAGTAGGAGAAGTACTACCCAAAGCTCTTGGTACAAGATTTTCAGTTCAAATAGCATTATTATCTGTTCCTATTTTGAGAATATTAAATACTTTAATGAGGCCATTCTTAATATTAATTGAACAGATATTTCCAGTTATTACAGCAGAAAACGAAATTTCAACTGATGAAGAAGAAATTAGACAAATGGCAAAAATTGGAAGTCAGAAAGGTTTAATAGAAGCTGATGAGGCAGCAATGATATTCAAGGTTTTTCAATTAAATGATTTAAAAGCTAAAGACTTAATGACCCCTAGGGTATCGGCACCTTGTCTTGATGGGTCTTCAAATCTTGATGCAATTTCAAAACTTATAATGTCTGATAGCTCTCCATGGTGGGTTATTTTGGGAGATAAAGTTGACAAAATACAAGGGGTAGTAAAGCGTGAAAAAATGTTGGCAGAATTAATTAATGGAGAAAATAAAAAATTATTATCAGAAATTTGCGAACCAGTGGACTACATTCCTGAAATGATTAAAGCAGATCAATTATTAACTAAATTTGACAAGAATCATAAAGGAGTGAAAGTAGTAGTAGATGAATTCGGGGGATTCGTGGGAATTATTGGTGCAGAAGCTGTGTTATCTGTATTAGCAGGTTGGTGGAAAAATAAAGCATGA
- a CDS encoding GTP-binding protein, which yields MKQFKIKDNYLLLKKWWETIDLTNYEKSFLNREIISFNQQLLRLKEKKIRIGAYGKSGVGKSSVLNSLLKKDIFKTDIINGTTNEIQSETWTLKDQTLNSLELIDSPGFDFCNIKFPDKVYSYINQSDLILFIVSGDLNRNELSEINSFIKDGKKIIVILNKIDLFNKNELKEIIENIKFKLPKDLNIPIITNNENKLENYIIKLINQYGEILLSLNSIQLADKLFLQIKEQRLKKRQKLAQSTIGKFSTIKASAVALNPFILFDVAGSFALDTALISELSKIYGLKLKGESTRKIFKNISINNLCLGVTQVGVHTSFNLIKKVILLTAPFTNGLSLLPYGPIAIIQAAIAMHSTKILGKLAAKEIFLRSKTSFIEPAVMIKNLTFNDQEIFNHINIYFSNRNLNNNFISILP from the coding sequence ATGAAACAATTTAAAATTAAAGATAATTATTTACTGTTAAAAAAATGGTGGGAGACTATTGATCTCACCAATTATGAAAAAAGTTTTCTTAATAGAGAAATAATTTCTTTTAATCAACAACTTTTAAGACTCAAAGAAAAAAAAATAAGAATTGGCGCATATGGTAAATCAGGTGTAGGAAAATCTTCTGTCTTAAATTCTTTATTAAAAAAAGACATATTCAAAACAGATATTATTAATGGGACCACAAATGAAATACAATCTGAAACTTGGACTCTTAAAGATCAAACACTTAATAGTTTAGAGTTAATAGATTCTCCAGGATTTGATTTCTGCAATATAAAATTCCCAGATAAAGTTTACTCTTATATAAATCAGTCAGACCTTATTTTATTTATAGTTTCAGGAGATTTAAATAGAAATGAGTTAAGCGAAATCAACTCTTTTATAAAAGATGGAAAAAAAATTATTGTAATCTTAAACAAAATCGATCTATTTAATAAAAATGAATTAAAAGAAATAATTGAAAATATAAAGTTTAAGCTTCCAAAAGATTTAAATATCCCAATAATTACTAATAATGAAAACAAACTTGAAAATTACATAATAAAATTAATAAATCAATATGGTGAGATACTATTATCACTAAATTCTATTCAATTAGCTGACAAATTGTTTCTGCAAATAAAAGAGCAAAGATTGAAAAAAAGGCAGAAATTAGCTCAATCAACTATTGGTAAATTTTCGACTATAAAAGCATCTGCAGTAGCTCTTAATCCTTTTATTTTATTTGATGTTGCTGGTAGTTTCGCACTAGATACTGCATTGATTAGCGAGTTAAGTAAGATTTACGGCTTAAAGTTGAAAGGTGAATCTACAAGAAAAATATTTAAAAATATATCCATTAATAATTTATGTTTGGGAGTCACTCAAGTCGGAGTCCATACCTCTTTCAACCTTATTAAGAAAGTAATTCTATTAACAGCACCTTTTACTAACGGGCTTTCATTATTACCCTATGGACCCATAGCAATTATTCAAGCAGCAATCGCGATGCATTCTACAAAAATCCTAGGGAAATTAGCAGCAAAAGAGATATTTCTTAGAAGCAAAACTTCTTTTATAGAACCAGCTGTTATGATCAAAAATTTGACTTTTAATGACCAAGAGATTTTTAATCACATAAATATTTATTTTTCAAATAGAAATTTAAATAATAATTTTATTAGCATTCTGCCTTAA
- a CDS encoding nicotinate-nucleotide adenylyltransferase codes for MGKSIALFGTSADPPTIGHKKILEELSKIYAFTIGYVSNNPHKNHKEDISIRSHLLKTLIEDLDNPKILFNQSVSSQWAVESIKKCKRIYELNNLDFVIGSDLIKDIFYWKNFDKITNEVSFLVILREGYPVESNTLKMLETYKVKFKISTIKIPNISSSKLRSNFNYSNLPTSLIDIVKKNNLYESTKLVE; via the coding sequence ATGGGAAAAAGCATTGCATTATTTGGTACCAGTGCAGATCCACCTACCATTGGGCATAAAAAAATACTTGAAGAATTATCCAAAATATATGCTTTTACAATTGGTTATGTTAGTAACAACCCCCACAAAAATCACAAAGAGGATATCTCAATTCGTAGCCATTTATTAAAAACTCTTATTGAAGATTTAGATAATCCTAAAATTTTATTTAATCAAAGTGTTAGTAGCCAATGGGCAGTAGAGTCAATTAAAAAATGTAAAAGGATTTATGAATTAAATAATTTAGATTTTGTTATTGGGAGTGATTTAATTAAAGATATTTTCTACTGGAAAAATTTTGATAAAATTACTAATGAGGTTAGTTTTTTAGTAATTTTAAGAGAGGGATATCCTGTGGAATCAAATACTCTTAAAATGTTAGAAACTTATAAAGTGAAATTTAAGATTTCAACAATAAAAATCCCAAACATTTCAAGTTCTAAGCTCAGATCAAATTTTAATTATTCTAATTTACCAACTTCATTAATAGATATTGTTAAAAAGAATAATTTATATGAATCCACTAAATTAGTTGAATGA
- a CDS encoding NAD+ synthase, producing MKFLLAQINPVVGDLEGNAKKILCTASKASSTSADLVLTPELSLWGYPAKDLLLKKNLIKNQYQILDQLALDINKKYGNLSITVGIAEIINDSFFPNLYNSIAMLERGEWKIIARKIILPTYEVFDEKRYFRSEEKVSVLTKEINNKTWRLGFTICEDLWVNKNIEGRGIHKKNPIFDLKKKKVDILVNLSASPYTFKKLELRSKVSSFAAQYLQVPLIYVNQIGANDNLIFDGNSFILDKNGSKIKQLKSFAEDLSSWDIEQTKPQKNKFEKSEISSIFDALVLGVRDYAQKCGFKTALIGLSGGIDSALVSTIATAALGSNNIYCVSMPSKWSSSHSKSDAKDLAKRLKINFNSIPIENLMSSFEESFMNTISFEMAEITNQNIQSRIRGTLLMALANQEKHLLLSTGNKSELAVGYCTLYGDMNGGLSVIGDLYKTNVFKLCNWLDSEDSTNHRKSYMLDTNVDLIGKNIRTKAPSAELGPDQLDTDSLPPYSILDNILKGIIEEKKDLKQLEKDGYEKDLIVQIISLIKKAEFKRKQAPPILKLSSQSLGSDWRVPIAISY from the coding sequence ATGAAATTTTTACTTGCTCAAATTAATCCAGTTGTTGGTGATTTAGAGGGTAATGCAAAAAAAATACTTTGTACTGCTTCGAAAGCTAGCTCAACTTCTGCTGATTTAGTTCTTACTCCAGAATTATCATTATGGGGATATCCAGCAAAAGACCTACTTCTAAAAAAAAATTTAATCAAAAATCAATATCAAATTCTTGACCAATTAGCCTTAGATATTAATAAAAAATATGGAAATTTGAGCATCACAGTAGGGATAGCTGAGATAATAAATGATTCTTTTTTCCCAAATCTTTATAATTCTATTGCGATGCTTGAGCGCGGTGAATGGAAAATAATTGCTCGTAAAATTATTCTTCCCACCTATGAAGTATTTGATGAGAAAAGATACTTTAGATCAGAAGAAAAAGTTTCCGTATTAACAAAAGAAATTAATAATAAAACTTGGCGACTTGGCTTTACTATATGTGAGGATTTATGGGTCAACAAAAATATAGAAGGTAGAGGAATTCATAAAAAGAATCCTATTTTTGATTTAAAGAAAAAAAAAGTTGATATCTTAGTGAACTTATCGGCCTCCCCGTATACCTTCAAAAAGTTAGAGCTTAGATCCAAAGTTTCTAGTTTTGCTGCTCAATATCTTCAAGTACCGCTGATATATGTAAACCAGATTGGAGCAAATGATAATTTAATTTTTGATGGAAATAGTTTTATTCTTGATAAGAATGGATCTAAAATTAAGCAATTAAAATCTTTTGCAGAAGACCTCTCCAGTTGGGACATTGAACAAACAAAACCTCAAAAAAATAAATTTGAAAAGTCTGAGATATCATCAATTTTTGACGCATTAGTCCTTGGTGTTAGGGATTATGCTCAAAAATGCGGTTTTAAAACAGCTTTAATTGGACTAAGTGGTGGCATTGATTCAGCACTAGTTTCAACAATTGCGACAGCTGCTCTTGGCAGTAATAATATTTATTGCGTCTCAATGCCCTCTAAGTGGAGCTCATCTCATTCAAAGAGTGATGCAAAAGATTTAGCGAAAAGATTAAAAATAAATTTCAATAGTATCCCAATTGAAAATCTGATGAGCTCTTTTGAAGAATCTTTTATGAATACCATATCTTTCGAGATGGCTGAAATAACAAATCAAAATATTCAATCAAGAATCAGAGGAACGCTTCTGATGGCTTTAGCAAATCAAGAAAAGCATTTATTACTTTCAACAGGAAATAAATCAGAGCTAGCTGTAGGATATTGCACACTTTATGGTGATATGAATGGAGGATTATCGGTAATTGGGGATTTATATAAAACAAATGTTTTTAAATTATGCAATTGGCTTGATAGTGAAGATTCAACTAATCATAGAAAATCATATATGTTAGATACTAATGTAGATTTAATTGGAAAAAATATACGTACGAAAGCTCCAAGTGCCGAATTAGGTCCTGATCAATTAGATACTGATTCTCTTCCACCTTATTCTATTTTAGATAATATCCTTAAAGGAATTATTGAAGAGAAAAAAGATTTAAAACAACTAGAAAAAGATGGTTATGAAAAAGATTTAATTGTACAAATTATCTCACTCATAAAAAAAGCGGAATTCAAAAGAAAGCAGGCTCCTCCAATCCTAAAACTAAGCAGTCAATCATTAGGAAGTGACTGGAGAGTTCCCATAGCAATATCTTATTAA
- a CDS encoding DUF3326 domain-containing protein, protein MENSPTIFIVPTGIGCEVGGFAGDALPTAKLLASASGCLITHPNVMNGGTLTEKDKNIFYVEGYSLDRLAKGEIALKKVKQQKIGIIFDSAIEKEMLVRHLQVADACVSTLGINVHSYVITKKPLNIVIDSDSSKISGGTIENPDSLIDAGKCLIEKGVTAIAIVAKFPDDSDSLDTNIYREGKGVDPISGVEAVISHLISKLLKVPCAHAPALNPIELNENLDPRAAAEEIGYTFLPSVLIGLSNAPDIVELPAQNESISIHPDQIESIVVPNGALGGEAVLAGIEKGLNIISVKNQNTLKVTNEFYDYPNLFEVDNYLEAAGIILAIKRGINLDAVKRPLKKIQQCFYSD, encoded by the coding sequence ATGGAAAATTCACCAACAATATTTATTGTTCCAACTGGTATTGGTTGTGAAGTAGGAGGTTTTGCTGGAGATGCACTTCCTACCGCTAAATTATTAGCATCGGCAAGTGGATGTTTAATTACTCATCCAAATGTTATGAATGGTGGTACTCTTACTGAAAAAGATAAAAATATTTTTTATGTTGAGGGTTATAGTTTAGACCGACTTGCTAAAGGAGAAATCGCTCTAAAAAAGGTAAAGCAACAGAAAATTGGGATAATTTTTGATTCAGCCATTGAAAAAGAAATGTTAGTGAGACATTTACAAGTTGCTGATGCTTGTGTTTCTACTTTAGGGATTAATGTTCATTCTTATGTGATTACAAAAAAGCCATTAAACATAGTTATTGATTCAGATTCTTCAAAAATCAGTGGTGGCACAATTGAAAATCCTGATTCTCTAATTGATGCTGGAAAATGTTTAATAGAAAAAGGAGTTACTGCAATAGCAATTGTGGCAAAATTTCCAGATGATTCAGATTCTTTAGACACAAATATCTATAGAGAGGGGAAAGGGGTTGATCCTATTTCTGGAGTCGAAGCAGTTATAAGTCATTTAATTAGCAAATTGTTAAAAGTTCCCTGTGCTCACGCACCTGCTTTAAATCCGATTGAATTGAATGAAAATTTAGATCCTCGTGCAGCTGCAGAGGAAATAGGATACACCTTTTTACCATCAGTGCTGATTGGGTTAAGCAATGCACCTGACATTGTTGAATTGCCTGCTCAAAATGAATCAATCTCAATACACCCTGATCAGATTGAATCTATTGTTGTTCCTAATGGGGCACTAGGTGGGGAAGCAGTATTAGCAGGGATTGAAAAAGGTTTAAATATTATCTCTGTAAAAAATCAAAATACATTGAAAGTGACAAATGAGTTTTATGATTATCCCAATCTTTTTGAAGTGGATAATTATTTAGAAGCTGCAGGCATAATTCTTGCTATCAAAAGAGGTATCAACCTTGATGCAGTTAAACGGCCTTTAAAAAAAATCCAACAGTGTTTTTATAGTGATTAA
- a CDS encoding 2Fe-2S iron-sulfur cluster-binding protein, whose product MPEYNIKVQFEQKTLSFLCSEDQDIISAAKMNGIDLPSSCCSGVCTDCASMILKGSVDQEDAMGLNDDLREKGFALLCVAYPKSDLNIVIGKEVEDDLYNDQFGKYQK is encoded by the coding sequence ATGCCTGAATACAATATAAAAGTTCAATTCGAACAAAAGACGCTTAGTTTTCTATGTTCTGAAGATCAAGATATTATTTCAGCGGCAAAAATGAATGGAATAGATTTACCAAGCAGTTGTTGTTCAGGAGTTTGTACAGATTGTGCATCCATGATATTAAAAGGATCTGTAGATCAAGAAGATGCTATGGGATTAAATGATGATTTAAGGGAAAAGGGCTTTGCACTTTTGTGTGTGGCATATCCTAAGTCAGATTTGAATATCGTTATTGGTAAAGAAGTAGAAGATGATTTATATAATGATCAATTTGGTAAATATCAAAAATGA